One Laspinema palackyanum D2c DNA segment encodes these proteins:
- a CDS encoding alpha/beta fold hydrolase, with amino-acid sequence MTLIPSHPSPPSPSAALPFQTWTWRGFPICYQQQGEAGPAVVLVHGFGASCGHWRKNIPDLATGCRVYAIDLIGFGYSAKPTPGEAIAYTFETWGQQLADFCREIVGGPAFFVGNSIGCIAIMQAAVDHPELAQGIVAINCSLRLLHDRKRSLKPWYQRVGPPIAQKILSVKWIAQFFFSRLATAKTVRSILLQAYRKADAVTDELVEIILGPSRDAGAVDVFVAFTRYSQGPLPEDLLPILPCRTLLLWGSDDPWEPLTLGQEFAQIPTVDQFIPLPGLGHCPQDEAPEVVNPIVLEWILKKQGEFQGGE; translated from the coding sequence ACCAACAGCAAGGAGAGGCAGGACCGGCAGTGGTCCTCGTCCACGGATTTGGAGCCTCCTGTGGACACTGGCGCAAAAATATTCCAGATTTAGCAACAGGTTGTCGAGTCTATGCCATTGACTTGATTGGGTTTGGTTACTCAGCGAAACCGACCCCTGGGGAGGCGATCGCCTATACCTTTGAAACCTGGGGACAACAACTCGCCGATTTTTGCCGGGAAATCGTTGGGGGTCCCGCCTTCTTCGTCGGCAATTCCATTGGCTGTATTGCCATCATGCAAGCTGCGGTGGATCATCCCGAACTCGCCCAGGGCATTGTCGCCATTAACTGTTCCCTGCGCCTGCTGCACGATCGCAAACGCTCCCTAAAACCCTGGTATCAACGAGTTGGTCCACCCATTGCACAAAAAATATTATCTGTCAAGTGGATTGCCCAATTCTTTTTTAGCCGATTAGCCACTGCAAAAACAGTCCGCTCCATTTTATTGCAAGCCTACCGGAAAGCAGATGCCGTCACCGATGAACTGGTGGAGATTATTCTCGGACCCTCCCGAGATGCCGGTGCCGTGGATGTGTTTGTCGCCTTTACCCGCTATTCTCAAGGCCCGTTACCCGAAGACTTGCTACCGATTTTACCTTGCCGAACCCTCCTCCTCTGGGGCAGCGATGACCCCTGGGAACCCCTCACCCTGGGACAAGAATTTGCCCAAATTCCGACGGTAGACCAGTTTATTCCCTTACCGGGATTAGGGCATTGTCCCCAAGATGAAGCCCCCGAGGTTGTTAATCCCATTGTGTTGGAGTGGATATTAAAAAAACAAGGGGAATTCCAGGGTGGGGAATAG